Proteins found in one Elephas maximus indicus isolate mEleMax1 chromosome 11, mEleMax1 primary haplotype, whole genome shotgun sequence genomic segment:
- the SMIM17 gene encoding small integral membrane protein 17 translates to MQSLGPEQLRGLLEPEKAKTLLPCESRTWEKPPHSTFTREWEAVDVGATSCDSDERDLSSQETALSQEWSSMDDEDESEDSQGFVEWSKAPQQTTIVLVVCVLFLFLVLTGMPMMFHI, encoded by the exons ATGCAGAGTCTTGGGCCTGAGCAGCTGCGGGGGCTGCTGGAGCCTGAGAAGGCCAAAACACTTCTGCCTTGTGAGAGCCGAACCTGGGAGAAGCCGCCCCATTCTACCTTCACCAGAGAATGGGAGGCTGTGGATGTTGGGGCCACAAGCTGTGACAGTGATGAGAGAG ACCTGTCTTCTCAAGAGACTGCACTTTCCCAGGAGTGGAGCTCAATGGATGACGAGGATGAGTCAGAAGACTCTCAG GGCTTTGTAGAGTGGTCAAAAGCTCCACAGCAAACGACCATAGTCTTGGTAGTGTGTGTGCTGTTTTTGTTCCTAGTTTTAACGGGGATGCCTATGATGTTTCACATTTAA